A single genomic interval of Penicillium psychrofluorescens genome assembly, chromosome: 2 harbors:
- a CDS encoding uncharacterized protein (ID:PFLUO_003647-T1.cds;~source:funannotate), with translation MATCASIPVTIPKDGSLTKAMIKDIVGTFLTKEWPAVDPETLVVTYNTGYANTNCIVERPKPKGDTHSEPLKVFLKIHGELDGEIEVFKHLVPNKQEEAQLCYDYGQSGLGAKVYGFFQTQDGAFGRVDEFLDARNLQPEDVEDADIRADVARAHAAFHAMATQREKNPVQPYYDAVTRELARYHKMDKLKRLANEGGVNMDELVDYDFVSRIGRVTDRLESIGGKKGWCIHDVQLMNVMVKNRPKQGESKVILIDFEFVFQNYRGFDVGGHFLQKMFQWFDEENKIANCRPYTEEEKRHFCEEYAKQWNETTGDSDTGEQVFMESELGVMLAITFEIHNMLCFMDQDDDKDPLSTLGLNKLFGEFVSQYKKLGLES, from the coding sequence ATGGCAACCTGCGCAAGCATCCCTGTGACCATTCCGAAAGATGGCTCACTGACAAAGGCTATGATCAAAGATATTGTCGGCACGTTTCTCACCAAAGAGTGGCCAGCTGTGGATCCAGAAACGCTCGTTGTGACATACAATACTGGATACGCAAACACGAACTGTATAGTGGAACGACCAAAGCCAAAGGGTGACACACATTCAGAACCTCTCAAGGTGTTCCTCAAGATCCACGGCGAACTAGACGGAGAGATTGAGGTGTTCAAGCACTTGGTACCCAATAAGCAGGAAGAGGCACAACTATGCTATGATTACGGCCAATCAGGTCTTGGTGCCAAGGTCTATGGTTTCTTTCAGACCCAGGATGGTGCTTTCGGAAGAGTCGACGAGTTCTTGGATGCACGCAATTTGCAGCCCGAAGATGTGGAAGACGCAGATATTCGAGCTGATGTTGCAAGAGCACATGCCGCCTTTCACGCTATGGCAACACAACGGGAGAAGAACCCGGTTCAGCCATATTACGATGCAGTCACTAGAGAGCTTGCAAGGTATCATAAGATGGACAAGCTAAAGAGGCTAGCCAATGAAGGAGGCGTCAATATGGACGAACTTGTTGATTATGACTTTGTGTCTAGGATAGGACGAGTCACAGACAGGCTAGAATCCATTGGAGGAAAAAAGGGATGGTGCATCCACGATGTTCAACTTATGAACGTGATGGTGAAGAACCGCCCCAAGCAAGGAGAAAGCAAAGTTATCCTCATAGATTTCGAATTCGTCTTCCAGAATTACCGAGGGTTCGACGTTGGTGGGCACTTTCTGCAAAAGATGTTCCAGTGGTTCGACGAGGAGAACAAAATTGCCAACTGCCGGCCTTACaccgaagaggagaagagacaCTTTTGCGAGGAATATGCAAAGCAATGGAACGAGACGACTGGTGATTCGGATACAGGGGAGCAAGTTTTTATGGAATCTGAGCTAGGAGTCATGCTGGCTATCACGTTTGAGATCCATAACATGCTCTGCTTTATGGATCAGGATGATGATAAGGACCCGTTGAGCACCTTGGGGCTTAACAAGCTGTTTGGCGAGTTTGTCAGTCAGTATAAAAAGCTTGGACTAGAGAGCTAA
- a CDS encoding uncharacterized protein (ID:PFLUO_003648-T1.cds;~source:funannotate) has translation MSFNTPKGPHLPSSSSQQESFTQMADTDLESIGRHCQFEYCGQLDFLPFRCESCHSTFCLDHRSEIAHKCPREGEWARRRNGTANNNNKENHTATERPNIYNSDQCAHVSCKTLVNTLKDPGVRCPECNRQYCLKHRLREEHDCAKITPLGARQGGSGANANETLKSMFAKVRTWGREKQQSAASTNINNILPKAKPKPNSPAARAAEVNQMKRSAKGDAGVPADKRVYLHTVGTADTQASEPPAGDFYFDSRWKVGRVLDDVARKLKVENLNNRVGGEEARLRIFHVESGEFLEFSDALGGGRVKSGDTIVLLRGAGTVLGKS, from the coding sequence ATGTCCTTCAATACACCAAAAGGGCCGCACCtgccctcatcctcgtcacaACAAGAATCCTTCACCCAAATGGCAGACACAGACCTCGAATCCATCGGCCGCCACTGCCAATTCGAATACTGCGGCCAGCTGGACTTCCTCCCCTTCCGCTGCGAATCCTGCCACAGCACCTTCTGTCTCGACCACCGCAGCGAAATTGCGCATAAATGTCCGCGCGAGGGCGAATGGGCCCGACGGCGCAACGGAACCGCcaataataacaataaaGAAAACCACACCGCGACAGAGCGCCCGAATATCTACAACTCAGACCAGTGCGCGCACGTGTCTTGCAAAACGCTCGTTAATACCCTCAAAGACCCCGGCGTACGCTGTCCAGAGTGTAATCGGCAGTACTGCCTGAAGCACCGACTCCGCGAAGAGCACGACTGCGCGAAGATCACGCCGCTTGGTGCAAGGCAGGGTGGGAGTGGCGCCAACGCGAACGAAACACTCAAATCCATGTTCGCCAAGGTGCGCACATGGGGTCGTGAGAAACAGCAATCCGCGGCGTCaaccaacatcaacaatatccTCCCGAAAGCGAAACCAAAACCCAATTCACCCGCTGCGCGCGCGGCCGAGGTGAACCAGATGAAACGCTCTGCCAAGGGCGACGCCGGCGTCCCTGCTGATAAGCGGGTTTATTTGCATACTGTTGGGACGGCGGATACGCAGGCGTCGGAACCGCCGGCGGGAGATTTCTATTTTGATAGTCGATGGAAAGTCGGGCGCGTGCTGGATGATGTAGCGCGCAAACTCAAGGTGGAGAATTTGAATAATCGCGTTGGAGGTGAAGAGGCTCGGTTGAGGATTTTCCATGTTGAGTCCGGGGAATTTTTGGAGTTCTCGGATGCGCTTGGTGGTGGCAGGGTCAAGTCGGGAGATACCATTGTGCTGCTGAGAGGGGCGGGGACGGTTCTTGGGAAGTCATGA